A genome region from Methanococcoides burtonii DSM 6242 includes the following:
- the cbiT gene encoding precorrin-6Y C5,15-methyltransferase (decarboxylating) subunit CbiT — translation MSELLHISGGPTKPEVIAISLSKLDLKDGITFYDVGCGTGAVSIEASKTARNFKVVAIDAREEAIEVSRTNFRNFGIDDVTLIHGESSEAIDKNADIGSIDCAFVGGTKNISKVLDVLYEKKTRNIVVNAVRIETVVTTMNKMKELGIFSEVVHVTITRGYELTGETMFKPENPVYIVVGKLS, via the coding sequence ATGTCAGAACTATTGCACATAAGCGGAGGCCCTACAAAGCCAGAGGTCATTGCGATCTCATTATCAAAACTTGACCTGAAAGATGGAATCACGTTCTATGATGTCGGTTGTGGAACAGGTGCCGTGTCCATCGAAGCTTCAAAGACTGCACGGAATTTCAAAGTCGTTGCTATCGATGCAAGAGAAGAAGCTATTGAGGTTTCAAGGACGAATTTCAGGAATTTTGGCATTGATGATGTCACATTAATACACGGAGAATCATCAGAAGCCATAGACAAGAATGCTGATATTGGGTCTATTGACTGTGCATTTGTTGGCGGCACCAAGAACATATCCAAAGTGTTGGATGTGCTCTATGAGAAAAAGACAAGAAATATTGTTGTCAATGCTGTAAGGATAGAAACCGTGGTAACCACAATGAACAAGATGAAAGAACTTGGCATATTTTCAGAAGTTGTTCATGTGACCATTACAAGAGGATATGAGCTTACTGGCGAGACCATGTTCAAGCCTGAAAATCCTGTATATATAGTAGTAGGAAAACTTTCTTAA
- a CDS encoding precorrin-8X methylmutase — MTTETSSKKDIPELEDLVEMTVKIDPELIEGCSDSGARTDEAKTIYMTSRRIAHDLIVKGEKETPEERVTQRCVISTGDPSIADIMRYTDDAIEAGVKAIKNGAPIFVDINMVKAGVTKKGHDCEVICVLDEDQNAEVAKKYGITRTAAGFLLARDRIEGSIVAIGNAPSAALAVCRMIEHGIKPALIVGTPVGFVNAAESKEEIRKMEVPSITCVGTRGGTPMAVACVNELVALAKERDECKCCCECE; from the coding sequence ATGACTACTGAAACTAGCAGTAAGAAGGACATACCTGAACTTGAAGATCTGGTAGAGATGACGGTCAAGATCGACCCAGAGCTCATAGAAGGATGTTCAGATTCAGGCGCTCGCACCGATGAAGCAAAGACCATCTACATGACCAGTCGCCGCATTGCGCATGACCTGATCGTGAAAGGTGAAAAAGAAACACCCGAAGAACGTGTCACCCAGCGTTGTGTGATCTCCACAGGCGACCCATCTATTGCTGATATCATGCGCTATACAGACGATGCAATAGAAGCTGGTGTTAAAGCCATCAAGAACGGAGCTCCGATCTTTGTAGATATCAATATGGTCAAAGCCGGAGTTACAAAGAAAGGGCATGATTGCGAAGTGATCTGCGTCCTTGATGAGGACCAGAACGCAGAAGTTGCTAAAAAGTATGGCATTACAAGAACTGCTGCTGGATTCCTTTTAGCAAGGGACAGGATTGAAGGTTCTATTGTGGCTATCGGAAATGCACCTTCCGCAGCTCTTGCTGTGTGCAGGATGATCGAGCACGGCATCAAACCGGCACTTATAGTCGGAACCCCTGTCGGTTTCGTCAACGCCGCAGAATCCAAGGAAGAGATCCGTAAAATGGAGGTCCCATCCATCACATGTGTAGGTACACGTGGCGGAACGCCCATGGCCGTAGCTTGTGTCAATGAACTTGTGGCTCTTGCAAAGGAAAGAGATGAGTGCAAGTGCTGTTGTGAGTGTGAGTAA
- a CDS encoding ATP-binding protein codes for MCDFYINVILFNTLEQLDSSSTRKFGGTGIGLILVKKYLDMLDGTILVESEPGQGSRFTFTMKPEKSYEE; via the coding sequence TTGTGTGACTTCTATATAAACGTTATCCTTTTCAATACATTAGAACAACTCGATTCATCAAGCACAAGGAAATTTGGAGGAACAGGCATCGGCCTTATTCTTGTGAAGAAATACCTTGATATGCTGGACGGGACAATCCTGGTGGAAAGTGAACCGGGACAAGGCTCAAGGTTCACATTCACAATGAAACCTGAAAAATCCTACGAAGAATAA
- a CDS encoding cobyric acid synthase has protein sequence MTANNANKKHLLVLGTASHVGKSAIVTALCRIFSADHKVAPFKAQNMSLNSWITVDGKEIGIAQAIQAKAAGVEPTADMNPVLLKPKGDRVSQVILLGEPYADKSAGAYYDSIEETHDVLKGALKRLEAEYDLIVMEGAGGAAEINLYDRDIVNIGTARITDAPIILVGDIERGGVFASLYGTIQLLPEDVRKNVRGLIINKFRGDPAILESGLTELEELTGIPVLGVMPYFKLRIPSEDSVSIGDKSADDGEHYDVDIAVIRLTRISNFTDFEPLEHMAKVRYVDLSDDLGNPDAIIIPGTKNTTSDLNDLVESGMADKIKSFYGMVPILGICGGYQMLGKSIVDSGIEGGESARLDGLGLLDIETVFDAYEKRTVQVTKTVKESGPIFDSIKGEDVKGYEIHMGISSSKRPVFGDDGCADDSGLVIGTYLHGLFDNVNIRRALISYLLEKKGLEFKEEEIPDKDPYDELADVARENLDMNKIYGMIGLEPEKV, from the coding sequence ATGACTGCAAATAACGCTAATAAAAAACATCTGTTAGTATTGGGTACAGCCTCACATGTTGGTAAAAGTGCAATAGTGACGGCTCTGTGTCGCATATTCTCTGCTGATCACAAAGTCGCACCTTTTAAGGCACAGAACATGAGCCTGAACTCATGGATTACGGTGGATGGTAAAGAGATCGGTATTGCACAGGCGATACAGGCAAAAGCTGCGGGAGTTGAACCTACGGCAGATATGAATCCTGTTCTTCTTAAACCAAAAGGCGATCGTGTCTCACAAGTTATACTTCTTGGCGAACCCTATGCTGATAAAAGTGCGGGTGCATACTATGATTCCATTGAAGAGACCCACGATGTATTAAAAGGTGCTCTTAAAAGACTTGAGGCTGAATATGATCTTATTGTGATGGAGGGTGCAGGTGGTGCTGCCGAGATTAATCTGTATGACCGTGATATTGTCAATATAGGGACAGCAAGGATAACCGATGCTCCTATCATCCTCGTTGGTGATATTGAACGAGGTGGTGTTTTTGCAAGTTTGTATGGGACGATCCAGTTATTGCCAGAGGATGTTCGCAAGAATGTGCGTGGTCTGATCATAAACAAGTTCAGGGGCGATCCCGCTATATTGGAGTCAGGATTGACTGAACTCGAAGAGCTCACAGGGATCCCTGTCCTTGGTGTAATGCCTTATTTCAAACTTCGTATACCTTCTGAAGATTCGGTATCCATCGGTGACAAATCTGCAGATGACGGTGAACACTATGATGTTGACATCGCAGTAATAAGGTTGACAAGGATATCGAATTTCACGGACTTTGAACCCCTTGAGCATATGGCAAAGGTAAGGTATGTCGACCTTTCTGATGACCTTGGAAACCCCGATGCGATCATCATCCCGGGTACAAAGAACACGACCAGTGATCTGAATGACCTCGTAGAGAGTGGGATGGCTGACAAGATCAAGTCCTTTTACGGCATGGTTCCCATACTTGGTATCTGCGGTGGTTATCAGATGTTAGGCAAATCCATTGTTGATTCCGGTATCGAAGGTGGTGAATCTGCTCGCTTGGATGGACTTGGACTTCTGGATATAGAGACCGTTTTCGATGCATACGAAAAGCGTACGGTTCAGGTAACCAAGACCGTTAAGGAAAGTGGTCCTATCTTTGACAGTATCAAAGGTGAGGATGTGAAGGGGTATGAGATACATATGGGCATTTCTTCATCAAAAAGACCGGTGTTTGGCGATGATGGCTGTGCAGACGATAGTGGTCTTGTTATAGGCACCTATCTGCATGGTCTCTTTGATAATGTCAACATAAGGCGTGCACTTATCAGTTATCTTCTCGAAAAGAAGGGTCTCGAGTTCAAGGAAGAAGAGATTCCTGATAAGGATCCCTATGATGAACTTGCAGATGTTGCTCGTGAAAATCTTGACATGAATAAAATATATGGTATGATCGGATTGGAGCCTGAAAAGGTCTGA
- a CDS encoding 2,5-diamino-6-(ribosylamino)-4(3H)-pyrimidinone 5'-phosphate reductase, protein MNRPFTFINSAMSADGKISTKERKQVRISGDIDFDRMDELRASSDAIMVGIGTVLADDPSLTVKSRYRRDTRKNKGLDEDPVRIIVDSKARTPLNADIFKKGTGMRIVAVSSSAPKEKVDALSKKATIITAGDEKVDLVLLMGQLSSMGIQRLMVEGGATLNWGLLSNGLVDEVFSFIGNIFIGGNSSPTLVDGEGFLKGDFLPLELISSETIEEGVLLKWKVLNK, encoded by the coding sequence ATGAACAGACCGTTTACATTCATAAATTCTGCAATGTCTGCCGATGGTAAAATATCTACCAAAGAGAGAAAACAGGTACGTATCTCTGGAGATATCGACTTTGATAGGATGGATGAGCTTCGTGCATCATCAGATGCGATAATGGTGGGGATAGGTACGGTTCTCGCAGATGATCCCAGTCTGACTGTAAAATCTCGATATCGTCGCGACACACGCAAGAACAAAGGACTTGATGAGGATCCTGTTCGTATAATTGTGGATAGTAAAGCCCGAACACCTCTGAATGCTGATATCTTTAAAAAGGGAACTGGTATGCGCATTGTTGCCGTCTCAAGCTCTGCACCTAAAGAAAAGGTAGATGCTCTTTCAAAAAAAGCAACAATTATCACCGCAGGGGATGAAAAGGTCGATCTTGTCCTGCTCATGGGCCAGCTAAGTTCAATGGGCATTCAGAGATTGATGGTCGAAGGCGGTGCAACTCTCAACTGGGGTTTGCTTTCCAATGGTCTTGTGGATGAGGTATTCTCTTTTATAGGTAATATCTTCATAGGTGGCAATAGCTCTCCAACTCTCGTTGATGGGGAAGGTTTCCTCAAAGGTGATTTTCTGCCTCTGGAATTGATAAGTTCTGAAACCATTGAAGAAGGCGTATTGCTCAAATGGAAAGTACTTAATAAATGA
- a CDS encoding cobalt-factor II C(20)-methyltransferase, whose protein sequence is MLIGVGLGPGDPELLTLKAVNILKNSDKVYVPGNMAAKLVKPYATPEILDFPMLRDYDVLNEVWKKNADIIADEARNGTVVFGLIGDPNFFSTFTHLKRVMNKHYPDVETSTVPGISSITSFAARADAEVDTSFEVSDGSETKHKIRLKANRPRQLIEEFSEEGYTDFIFAERLFSDKEVIIKNREDIPEKGNYFSIVYAKKD, encoded by the coding sequence ATGTTGATAGGAGTAGGACTTGGACCAGGTGACCCGGAGCTTCTTACACTTAAAGCGGTGAATATTCTTAAGAATAGCGATAAGGTGTATGTGCCAGGGAACATGGCTGCAAAACTTGTAAAGCCATATGCAACCCCAGAAATATTGGATTTCCCAATGCTCAGGGATTATGATGTGCTGAACGAAGTGTGGAAGAAGAATGCAGACATTATTGCAGATGAAGCAAGGAACGGTACTGTGGTGTTCGGCCTTATTGGAGACCCTAATTTCTTTTCTACGTTCACACATTTAAAACGTGTCATGAACAAACATTATCCTGACGTAGAGACCTCTACAGTCCCGGGGATCAGTTCGATCACATCTTTTGCCGCAAGGGCCGATGCTGAAGTTGACACTTCGTTCGAGGTCAGCGATGGTTCTGAAACAAAGCACAAGATCAGGCTTAAAGCAAACCGTCCAAGGCAATTGATCGAGGAATTCAGCGAGGAAGGATATACAGATTTCATCTTTGCAGAGAGATTATTCTCCGACAAAGAGGTCATTATCAAGAACCGCGAAGACATCCCCGAAAAAGGAAACTATTTCAGCATTGTTTATGCTAAGAAAGATTAA
- a CDS encoding universal stress protein, whose protein sequence is MTSELYKKIMVATDGSEQNKKAISYGVEFAKLSGAKLYVVYVVDTAAFASIPMDAGWEMMYELLETEGKNASMQVEEFARSQGLELESTVLEGHPSNEIIKFAEENGIDMIVIGTLGKTGIDRFLLGSVAEKVTRNSKVPVLVVRGEKNE, encoded by the coding sequence ATGACTAGCGAACTGTACAAGAAGATAATGGTAGCAACCGATGGTTCTGAACAGAACAAAAAAGCAATATCATATGGTGTTGAATTTGCGAAATTGAGTGGGGCAAAGTTGTATGTTGTATATGTTGTGGATACAGCTGCGTTTGCTTCTATACCAATGGATGCCGGATGGGAAATGATGTATGAACTTTTGGAAACAGAAGGTAAAAATGCATCAATGCAAGTTGAAGAGTTTGCTAGATCTCAAGGACTGGAATTAGAATCTACTGTTCTGGAAGGACATCCTAGCAATGAGATAATCAAATTTGCAGAAGAAAATGGCATCGATATGATTGTGATCGGTACACTTGGTAAAACTGGAATTGATAGGTTCCTCCTTGGAAGTGTTGCTGAAAAAGTAACTCGTAATTCTAAAGTGCCCGTACTCGTTGTACGTGGAGAAAAAAACGAATAA
- a CDS encoding amidohydrolase family protein yields MSCERIISGTIIYGDEFESIDGYICIEDGVISEIGEEPTDSNNIIAPCFINSHTHIGDSICKDPVLGECNNFKVSKDLDALVRPPGGLKHKILENTSYPDLVRSMRMTIQDMLQTGTSAFADFREGGVLGALALEEAVSDQDIDHLIFGRPKCTDRPLDEIMSELDRILQHADGLGMSGTNDLDMDILIKSKRKAKDFNKLFAIHAGEKDNTDIEKAISLDPDILIHMTKAMRSDLQAISESNIPIVVCPRSNFITDAGMAPICGMLEEGVNVGVGTDNVMLNSVNMFSEMEVLSKVFGLEDRQVFKMCTLNGASLLGLENTGSIKKGNKADLMILNGNSNNLVGISDPISGMVRRGRPDDILSIIHTNK; encoded by the coding sequence ATGTCATGTGAACGGATAATTTCTGGTACCATAATATATGGGGATGAGTTTGAATCAATTGATGGGTATATTTGTATCGAAGATGGGGTCATTTCCGAAATCGGCGAAGAACCCACGGATAGCAATAACATCATAGCCCCATGTTTTATAAATTCCCATACGCATATTGGTGATTCTATTTGTAAGGACCCTGTACTCGGGGAATGTAATAATTTTAAAGTATCCAAAGATCTTGATGCTCTTGTACGGCCACCGGGTGGACTAAAACATAAGATACTTGAAAATACATCTTATCCTGATCTGGTCCGATCTATGCGAATGACCATACAAGATATGTTACAAACAGGCACTTCCGCATTTGCAGATTTCAGGGAGGGTGGTGTTCTCGGTGCTCTTGCACTGGAAGAGGCAGTTTCTGATCAGGATATAGACCATCTCATATTTGGAAGACCAAAATGCACTGACCGACCACTTGATGAAATTATGTCTGAACTTGACAGGATACTGCAACATGCAGATGGTCTTGGGATGAGTGGGACAAACGACCTCGATATGGATATCCTCATCAAGTCCAAACGAAAAGCAAAGGATTTCAATAAGTTGTTTGCGATACATGCAGGAGAAAAAGACAACACTGATATCGAAAAAGCAATTTCACTGGATCCCGACATTCTAATTCATATGACAAAGGCAATGCGTTCCGATCTGCAGGCAATATCCGAATCCAATATTCCTATAGTTGTATGTCCACGTTCCAACTTTATAACTGATGCGGGTATGGCCCCAATTTGTGGAATGTTGGAGGAAGGAGTGAATGTAGGTGTTGGAACTGACAATGTAATGCTCAATTCAGTCAATATGTTCTCTGAAATGGAGGTCTTATCCAAGGTTTTCGGTCTTGAGGATAGACAAGTATTTAAGATGTGTACGCTAAATGGAGCATCACTTCTGGGACTTGAAAATACAGGTTCCATTAAGAAAGGCAATAAAGCAGATCTTATGATCTTGAATGGCAATTCCAACAATCTGGTTGGTATAAGTGATCCGATAAGCGGAATGGTCAGAAGGGGTAGACCAGACGATATTTTATCCATTATACATACAAACAAATGA
- the cobJ gene encoding precorrin-3B C(17)-methyltransferase: MEGSQLQSQNENENGKLFIIGIGPGSVEQLTIRARDVILNSDYIVGNGTYLDQMAELLDKQKIIRSAMGKEVDRAKKAVELAKENKVVSMISGGDANVYGMAGLVMEVAEHADLEVDVEVLPGVTAITAGASVLGAPIVNDFAVISLSDLLTPWEVIEKRLNAAASADFVISLYNPKSRQRHSNFSRAIDIIKQHKDGSVPVGLVKNALRGESQDYIVTTLEEVLDHNDWVDMSTMIIVCNADSRIWKSKNGEKIITPRGYQRKYDY, translated from the coding sequence ATGGAAGGATCACAATTGCAATCGCAGAATGAAAATGAAAATGGGAAATTATTCATCATCGGCATCGGACCAGGCTCTGTAGAACAACTTACCATCCGTGCCAGAGATGTCATACTGAACTCCGACTACATTGTCGGTAACGGCACTTATCTTGACCAGATGGCAGAACTTCTGGACAAACAGAAGATAATCCGCAGTGCAATGGGAAAGGAAGTAGACCGTGCTAAGAAAGCAGTGGAACTTGCAAAAGAGAACAAGGTCGTTTCCATGATAAGCGGCGGCGATGCCAATGTTTACGGCATGGCAGGTCTTGTAATGGAAGTTGCTGAACATGCTGATCTTGAAGTTGATGTGGAGGTCCTTCCGGGAGTCACAGCAATTACCGCCGGAGCAAGTGTGCTTGGTGCACCTATTGTAAATGACTTTGCCGTCATAAGTCTTAGTGACCTGCTGACACCCTGGGAAGTTATCGAGAAACGCTTGAATGCAGCCGCATCAGCAGATTTCGTTATCTCGCTTTACAACCCAAAGAGCAGACAAAGGCATTCCAATTTCTCAAGGGCTATCGACATCATCAAACAGCATAAAGACGGAAGCGTACCCGTAGGACTTGTCAAGAACGCACTTCGCGGAGAAAGTCAGGACTACATCGTTACAACTCTTGAAGAAGTGCTTGACCACAACGACTGGGTTGACATGAGCACAATGATAATCGTCTGTAATGCTGATTCACGCATCTGGAAGAGCAAGAACGGCGAAAAGATAATAACACCTAGGGGGTATCAGAGGAAATATGACTACTGA
- the cobM gene encoding precorrin-4 C(11)-methyltransferase, translated as MTDKVVTFVGAGPGNPKLITLLGKEKLEEADLVVYAGSLVNPVVVDYCKGEKVDSYGLTLEDISKRIANALEEGKKVVRLHSGDPSLYGNVVEQMEELKTYGVTVERVPGVSSVFATAAALNTQLTLNGVSDTLIITRPAGKTLEEDKLKELSRHNATMAVFLGTQKIEEIMEKVEYSDDTPVAVVFHASWPDQKIIYGTVADIAEKVKEAGIIRSAMILIGGVVDPIDYRRSHLYGVAQEPL; from the coding sequence ATGACAGATAAAGTTGTTACTTTTGTGGGTGCCGGTCCGGGTAACCCAAAACTTATCACATTACTCGGCAAGGAAAAGCTGGAAGAGGCAGACCTTGTGGTATATGCAGGTTCACTTGTGAACCCTGTTGTCGTGGACTACTGCAAGGGAGAAAAGGTTGACAGCTATGGTCTTACCCTTGAAGACATATCCAAGAGGATAGCAAATGCCCTGGAGGAAGGAAAGAAAGTAGTTCGCCTCCACAGTGGAGATCCATCCCTTTACGGTAACGTTGTTGAACAGATGGAAGAGCTGAAGACGTACGGTGTTACAGTGGAACGTGTTCCAGGAGTTTCTTCCGTGTTCGCAACTGCTGCAGCACTCAATACACAGCTTACCCTCAATGGTGTTTCTGACACACTTATTATTACACGTCCTGCAGGAAAGACCCTTGAAGAAGATAAACTCAAGGAACTTTCAAGGCACAACGCAACAATGGCGGTCTTCCTTGGAACTCAGAAAATAGAGGAGATCATGGAAAAGGTAGAGTATTCAGATGATACTCCAGTGGCTGTTGTTTTCCACGCATCATGGCCAGACCAGAAGATCATTTACGGAACTGTTGCCGATATTGCAGAGAAGGTCAAGGAAGCAGGCATCATACGCTCTGCCATGATCCTCATTGGCGGCGTAGTAGACCCTATCGATTACAGGAGGTCACACCTATACGGAGTGGCACAAGAACCGCTGTAA
- a CDS encoding cobalamin biosynthesis protein CbiG — protein sequence MANKLADHIEADVIIYKKDIFKDIFEEYQAIVAVFATGIVVREIAPLIVDKWEDPAIVVVDSNLNFAIPLLGGHHGANELVRKISEIGVIPVITTATEVHNRNSVEGIAAKLGYDIVNRESTRDVNCALLDQDVEVLEIKGPKIVIVDNDVSVLKKKAEH from the coding sequence GTGGCAAACAAACTTGCAGACCACATCGAGGCAGATGTGATAATTTACAAGAAGGATATCTTCAAAGACATATTTGAAGAATATCAGGCAATAGTAGCTGTGTTTGCAACAGGTATCGTTGTGCGGGAGATAGCACCACTTATAGTAGATAAGTGGGAAGATCCTGCCATAGTGGTAGTCGATTCTAACCTGAACTTTGCCATTCCACTGCTAGGAGGACACCACGGTGCCAATGAGCTTGTGAGAAAGATCTCCGAGATAGGAGTGATACCTGTTATCACAACAGCTACTGAAGTACACAATCGCAATTCTGTCGAAGGTATTGCGGCAAAGCTCGGATATGACATAGTCAACAGGGAATCTACAAGAGATGTGAATTGTGCCCTGCTCGATCAGGATGTTGAAGTCCTGGAAATAAAGGGACCAAAGATCGTTATTGTGGATAATGATGTATCTGTCCTGAAAAAAAAGGCGGAGCATTAA
- a CDS encoding CBS domain-containing protein, whose translation MPKETLVRDIMVKDVACISLPGSRDEVLSILKDKKVSGLPVIKDNKLVGIVSRSNLLKKPTEEQLALLMVRDPISISPDEDLSVAAHILLKHGIRRLPVVENEKLVGLITVADVVGSLVDLNITTPISEYLNSGVGPVWYETPLHVVARNMELAHVKAVPVIDTNLDIVGLITDRDIISASVIEDSVEVSNMSAGADDDEWTWESMRDTMSIYYSVSRIKVPSVPVKDVMVKELISASSNMGVSECALKMKRNRIDQVPVVSANQKFIGLLRDRYLLKAILNA comes from the coding sequence ATGCCTAAGGAAACACTGGTCAGAGATATTATGGTTAAGGACGTTGCGTGCATCTCTCTTCCTGGTTCAAGAGATGAGGTTCTTTCTATTCTGAAAGACAAGAAGGTCTCAGGACTTCCAGTCATCAAGGATAACAAATTGGTTGGAATTGTAAGTCGTTCCAATCTTTTGAAAAAACCAACAGAGGAACAATTAGCCCTTTTAATGGTGCGCGATCCAATTTCAATAAGTCCTGATGAGGACCTATCTGTAGCAGCACACATCCTTTTGAAGCACGGTATTAGAAGGTTACCTGTCGTGGAAAATGAAAAACTTGTAGGACTTATCACTGTTGCTGATGTAGTGGGCAGTCTGGTGGATTTGAATATCACCACTCCTATAAGTGAATATCTCAATTCCGGGGTAGGTCCGGTCTGGTATGAGACCCCTCTCCACGTTGTGGCAAGGAACATGGAGCTGGCACATGTAAAAGCAGTTCCTGTTATTGACACCAATCTCGATATCGTAGGTCTTATCACCGACCGTGATATCATAAGTGCAAGTGTCATTGAAGACTCTGTGGAAGTGTCCAACATGTCTGCAGGTGCAGATGATGATGAATGGACTTGGGAAAGTATGAGGGATACCATGAGCATTTATTACAGTGTCTCAAGGATAAAGGTTCCTTCAGTGCCTGTTAAAGATGTCATGGTCAAGGAGTTGATCTCAGCATCAAGTAATATGGGTGTCAGCGAATGTGCACTTAAGATGAAAAGGAATAGGATCGATCAGGTTCCAGTGGTTAGTGCAAACCAGAAATTCATAGGTCTTTTGAGGGATCGCTATCTTTTAAAAGCCATCCTTAACGCGTGA
- a CDS encoding cytochrome c biogenesis CcdA family protein yields MDLGGATPLAAFIAGVISILSPCVLPLLPVIFAYSTSKGKLRPLAIVSGLSLSFVFMGIITSVFGSLFQQYLIYLTAFAGIIVILMGLTLLFDLGTFNSIGGLSGKQFKENGLMGGLLLGISLGIIWIPCVGPILASILSLVAIEGDLLYGAFLLFVYSMGLGIPMLLIAYSANISSSKLGMIAKYDMYLKKVVGFILVLVGMWMLYNNVLIRL; encoded by the coding sequence ATGGATCTTGGAGGAGCTACACCATTAGCAGCATTTATAGCAGGGGTGATCAGCATATTATCTCCCTGCGTTCTTCCTTTATTGCCTGTTATTTTTGCTTACTCTACTTCAAAAGGTAAACTAAGACCTCTTGCGATAGTATCCGGTCTATCCTTATCATTCGTATTCATGGGGATAATAACATCTGTCTTTGGTTCGCTTTTTCAGCAATATCTCATCTACCTTACTGCATTTGCAGGTATAATTGTCATATTGATGGGGTTGACCTTGCTTTTTGATCTTGGGACTTTCAACTCAATTGGCGGACTTTCGGGAAAACAGTTCAAAGAGAACGGCTTAATGGGTGGTTTGCTCCTTGGTATCTCCTTAGGTATCATATGGATACCTTGTGTAGGTCCAATACTGGCTTCGATCTTATCTCTGGTCGCGATTGAGGGTGATCTTCTCTACGGTGCCTTCCTGTTGTTCGTATATTCAATGGGTCTTGGTATCCCAATGTTATTAATTGCTTACTCTGCGAATATTTCCTCGTCAAAGCTGGGCATGATCGCAAAGTACGATATGTATCTTAAAAAAGTAGTTGGATTCATCCTGGTATTAGTCGGTATGTGGATGCTTTACAATAATGTGCTCATAAGGCTATGA
- a CDS encoding thioredoxin family protein — MKLEALVITLLTLSVLLAGCVSDVTPIDAEYDANDRDAILVTEKQQIDDALVNGPVLLKIGAEWCPPCTQLDPVLDELAMDYEGRATIMYIDSGITSGLAAQFKYYSIPDTTVIAGIEDGSYLFMRRDGVIDTSRNKARILGYVDISVLETVLDHAIEYHANTSE, encoded by the coding sequence ATGAAATTAGAAGCTCTCGTTATTACTTTACTTACTCTGTCAGTTCTTCTTGCAGGATGTGTTTCAGATGTCACTCCTATTGATGCGGAATATGATGCAAATGACCGCGATGCTATCCTTGTAACCGAAAAGCAACAGATAGATGATGCACTGGTAAACGGGCCTGTGCTTTTAAAGATCGGTGCTGAATGGTGTCCTCCATGCACTCAACTTGACCCTGTTCTCGATGAGCTTGCAATGGACTATGAAGGCAGAGCGACCATAATGTACATTGATTCAGGGATTACATCTGGTCTTGCCGCACAGTTCAAATATTATTCAATTCCTGATACCACGGTGATAGCAGGTATCGAAGATGGAAGTTATTTGTTCATGAGGCGTGATGGTGTGATCGATACTTCTCGTAACAAAGCAAGGATTCTGGGATATGTCGATATATCTGTTCTTGAAACGGTACTTGATCATGCGATCGAGTATCATGCAAATACGAGTGAATAA
- a CDS encoding cobalamin biosynthesis protein, with amino-acid sequence MYLGIGARRGVSSEEVINAVNCALEEVERDMSEIKMFASSILKENETGLIEAIKEMGFEIKFLPDDVLNSFDVPSDSQASRFGLKGVAEPAALALSDNKKLILKKKVYGRITIAIAE; translated from the coding sequence ATGTACTTAGGCATAGGCGCCCGCAGAGGAGTGTCATCCGAAGAGGTCATCAATGCAGTGAACTGCGCATTGGAAGAAGTGGAAAGGGACATGAGCGAAATAAAGATGTTCGCTTCATCTATACTTAAAGAAAACGAGACCGGACTGATAGAAGCCATCAAAGAAATGGGATTTGAGATCAAGTTCCTGCCTGATGATGTTCTGAACAGTTTTGATGTCCCGTCTGATTCACAGGCGAGCCGCTTTGGGCTCAAAGGTGTTGCCGAGCCGGCAGCGTTAGCATTATCTGATAATAAGAAATTGATACTGAAAAAAAAAGTATATGGAAGGATCACAATTGCAATCGCAGAATGA